A portion of the Kribbella jejuensis genome contains these proteins:
- a CDS encoding VanZ family protein has protein sequence MLETYRGIPHLLDTWLVLTGMLLPIAISSFRRPGDLVPRLAAFCLPAAFALVIAATLTPTPLRYGPVGLCGARMEGFGGLSSVQAPLNVLLFIPFTGMLTLAGGRRMEAIAAGIGLSAAIEATQSLIPTLGRTCQLHDVLTNSLGSVCGVGLAAAVQTVAHGLLTVTRGRRLVSTPYVVEHAGLLVVPPRSRARHRLVAPTRRNEAARYHRTNTQLSG, from the coding sequence GTGCTCGAGACTTATCGCGGTATCCCACATCTCCTGGACACCTGGCTCGTGCTGACCGGCATGTTGCTGCCGATCGCCATCTCGTCGTTCCGCCGCCCCGGAGACCTGGTCCCCCGGCTGGCGGCGTTCTGCCTGCCGGCCGCGTTCGCGCTGGTGATCGCCGCGACCCTGACTCCGACGCCGCTGCGCTACGGTCCGGTCGGGCTGTGCGGCGCCCGGATGGAAGGGTTCGGCGGCCTGAGTTCGGTCCAGGCGCCGCTCAACGTGCTGCTGTTCATCCCGTTCACCGGCATGCTGACGCTGGCCGGCGGTCGCCGGATGGAGGCGATCGCGGCGGGGATCGGGTTGTCGGCGGCGATCGAGGCGACCCAGTCGCTGATCCCGACGCTGGGGCGTACTTGCCAGCTGCACGACGTGCTGACGAACTCGCTCGGCTCGGTCTGCGGCGTCGGCCTGGCGGCTGCTGTACAGACGGTCGCCCACGGCCTGTTGACGGTCACCCGCGGACGCCGGCTGGTCAGCACGCCGTACGTCGTCGAGCACGCCGGGCTGCTCGTCGTACCGCCAAGATCCCGGGCCAGGCACCGGCTGGTGGCACCGACGCGTCGTAACGAAGCTGCGAGATATCACAGAACGAATACACAGTTATCCGGATAG
- a CDS encoding pentapeptide repeat-containing protein produces MADRVDGRPAVPTESTIRDWDDADPSGETYRRVLFIDSDLTEVDNRGGVFEECTFRGVRFNASTHTDAAFVNCTFVRCSLFDTTFNRCKFVGSFFDDCTYSLMKVSGGDWSFTGFPGADLKGAEFTGVKLREADLTGVRAPKAVLRDLDLSGAQLQKADFTGADLRGSDLSTLDPLTVTLKGARIDLTQAMVVATALGLDVRP; encoded by the coding sequence ATGGCTGATCGAGTGGACGGGCGTCCGGCGGTGCCGACCGAGTCGACGATCCGGGACTGGGACGACGCCGATCCGTCGGGGGAGACGTACCGGCGGGTGCTGTTCATCGACTCGGACCTGACCGAGGTGGACAACCGCGGTGGGGTGTTCGAGGAATGCACGTTCCGCGGGGTCCGGTTCAACGCGTCGACGCATACCGACGCCGCGTTCGTGAACTGCACGTTCGTGCGGTGCTCGCTGTTCGACACCACGTTCAACCGGTGCAAGTTCGTCGGCAGCTTCTTCGACGACTGCACGTACAGCCTGATGAAGGTGTCCGGCGGCGACTGGTCGTTCACCGGGTTCCCCGGCGCGGACCTGAAGGGCGCGGAGTTCACCGGCGTGAAGCTCCGCGAGGCGGACCTGACCGGCGTACGGGCGCCGAAGGCGGTGCTCCGGGACCTCGATCTGTCCGGTGCACAGCTGCAGAAGGCCGACTTCACCGGCGCCGACCTGCGCGGATCGGACCTGTCCACGCTCGATCCGCTGACCGTCACGCTCAAGGGCGCCCGGATCGACCTCACCCAGGCCATGGTCGTCGCCACCGCGCTCGGTCTGGACGTACGGCCGTGA
- a CDS encoding NAD-dependent epimerase/dehydratase family protein — MTGTERVMVFGAGGFLGATICALLADRGIEYRGLSRTRSEPYRRCDLTAMHPYALDTQIGMYKPTVVVNAVGATLGEPAELVRANVIAVEALLASVRDHAGHARFVQLGSAAEYGGAPHGTSQSEDAAPRPLGPYGITKLAGAELVLRAHRAGADAAVLRIFDVIGPGAPETTLTGRVIRDLRSRQLIEVGSLDVWRDFVDVRDVAEAVLAVALADGSLPPVLNVGTGRATLARDVAGQLFELSSQPATIVDDAEQETALGAPWQQADTTLIEQTLGWSPKIALDQSLADSWAELPCGNPSAQ, encoded by the coding sequence GTGACCGGAACCGAGAGGGTGATGGTGTTCGGCGCCGGAGGTTTCCTCGGCGCCACGATCTGTGCGCTGCTCGCCGACCGGGGGATCGAGTACCGAGGGCTGAGCCGGACCCGGAGCGAGCCGTACCGGCGGTGTGATCTGACCGCGATGCATCCGTACGCGCTGGACACCCAGATCGGGATGTACAAGCCGACCGTGGTCGTCAACGCGGTCGGCGCGACGCTCGGCGAGCCGGCCGAGCTGGTCCGCGCGAACGTGATCGCGGTCGAGGCCCTGCTCGCGTCGGTCCGCGACCACGCCGGTCACGCCCGGTTCGTCCAGCTCGGCTCGGCGGCAGAGTACGGCGGTGCGCCGCACGGGACGAGCCAGTCCGAGGACGCCGCGCCGCGCCCGCTCGGCCCGTACGGGATCACCAAGTTGGCCGGTGCCGAACTAGTCCTCCGGGCACACCGAGCCGGGGCGGATGCGGCCGTACTGCGGATCTTCGACGTGATCGGGCCGGGCGCGCCCGAGACCACGCTGACCGGGCGGGTGATCCGGGACCTGCGGTCGCGGCAGCTGATCGAGGTCGGGTCGCTCGATGTCTGGCGGGACTTCGTCGACGTCCGCGACGTGGCCGAGGCGGTCCTGGCGGTCGCGCTCGCGGACGGGAGCCTGCCGCCGGTTCTGAACGTCGGTACCGGCCGGGCGACGCTCGCGCGCGACGTCGCCGGGCAGCTGTTCGAGCTGAGCAGTCAGCCGGCGACCATCGTCGACGACGCCGAGCAGGAGACCGCGCTCGGCGCACCGTGGCAGCAGGCCGACACCACGCTGATCGAGCAGACCCTCGGCTGGTCGCCCAAGATCGCCCTCGACCAGTCCCTCGCCGACAGCTGGGCAGAATTGCCCTGTGGAAATCCGAGCGCTCAGT